One segment of Candidatus Paceibacterota bacterium DNA contains the following:
- a CDS encoding PilT/PilU family type 4a pilus ATPase has translation MDYKKEIEKLVGLCLKGGASDLHLSVGRTPFIRVSNNLIPFLKEAVITDSDMKGFLNIFISPANKEILEREKTVDFSYNLSDARFRGNVYFHQGNVSIALRLIPKVIRTLSELNLPPILEMFTRKSQGFFLVVGPIGQGKTTTLATMIEMINQTRSEHILTIEDPIEYQFESKKSIIDQREIRIDAPDFSNALTAMFRQDIDVCMVGEMRDINTIATAVTASETGHLIFSTLHTNNAAQTIDRIIDSFPPNQQDQIRVQLAGSLSGVFSQRLIPRISGGLVPACELLINNTAISNLIRERRTHELNTVIETSSQEGMIDMNRSLAELVRMGEITVENAYQNSLNQKNLERMI, from the coding sequence ATGGATTACAAAAAAGAAATTGAAAAACTAGTAGGTCTTTGTTTGAAAGGGGGAGCCTCTGACTTGCATTTGTCGGTTGGACGAACGCCTTTCATAAGAGTCTCAAACAACCTGATACCTTTTTTGAAAGAGGCGGTCATTACTGATAGCGATATGAAAGGTTTTTTGAATATATTTATTTCTCCTGCCAATAAAGAGATTTTGGAAAGAGAAAAGACGGTTGATTTTTCATACAATCTTTCAGATGCTCGTTTTAGAGGCAATGTTTATTTCCACCAAGGTAATGTTTCTATTGCTCTTAGATTGATTCCAAAGGTCATCAGGACATTGTCAGAGCTCAATCTCCCACCTATTTTGGAAATGTTTACTAGGAAATCCCAAGGATTTTTCTTGGTTGTAGGTCCTATCGGTCAAGGAAAGACCACTACTTTGGCAACGATGATAGAGATGATCAATCAAACAAGATCTGAACACATTTTGACTATTGAAGATCCGATAGAATATCAATTTGAATCAAAGAAATCCATCATAGATCAGAGGGAGATAAGGATAGACGCACCGGATTTTTCAAATGCTCTGACGGCAATGTTTCGTCAGGATATAGATGTTTGTATGGTTGGTGAAATGCGAGATATCAATACTATCGCAACTGCGGTCACTGCTTCGGAAACTGGTCACCTCATCTTCTCAACTTTACATACTAACAATGCCGCACAGACTATAGATCGTATCATTGACTCGTTCCCACCAAATCAGCAGGATCAGATACGTGTCCAGTTGGCAGGTTCATTGTCTGGAGTATTTTCTCAACGTCTTATCCCTAGGATTTCTGGTGGTCTAGTGCCAGCTTGTGAATTGCTTATCAACAATACCGCTATTTCAAACCTGATTCGTGAGCGTCGTACCCATGAATTGAATACGGTCATTGAGACAAGTTCCCAAGAAGGTATGATAGATATGAATCGTTCCTTGGCAGAATTGGTCAGGATGGGAGAGATAACTGTAGAAAATGCTTATCAAAATTCCTTAAATCAGAAGAATCTGGAGAGAATGATATAA
- a CDS encoding type II secretion system F family protein — MLFNYEALDNVGARKVGSIDAINVDVAISSLQRRGLVLASIREATSNGSFFSKKISIFDRVSSKDVVILSRQLSTLFEAQVSALRVFRLLSGETENSLLRSKLMVIADDLQGGSSISAALEKHPKVFSEFYVSMVRAGEESGKLDEIFEYLAAYLDRTYALTSKVRGALIYPAFVFVTFLTVMILMFTMVIPKISGILTEGGTALPIYTTIILGISNFLVSYGFVILAVAVVAGFFLIKFIRTPTGRMAFDHFKLQIPYVSTLFRKLYLSRFADNMNTMLSSGIPIVRALELTGNIIDNKVYQGIMQNAVNDVKGGKNLSEALSGHPHEVPGIMVQMTRVGEETGEVGTILKTLAAFYAREVTTAVDALVSLIEPLMIVLLGGGVAVLLAAVLVPIYNIAGAQ, encoded by the coding sequence ATGCTTTTCAATTACGAAGCTTTAGATAATGTAGGTGCAAGAAAAGTTGGCTCTATTGATGCCATCAACGTTGATGTTGCCATTTCATCTCTGCAAAGAAGGGGATTGGTCTTGGCTTCTATAAGAGAGGCTACTTCCAATGGTTCTTTTTTTTCAAAGAAGATCTCTATCTTTGATCGCGTATCAAGTAAAGATGTTGTCATCTTGTCCCGTCAGTTATCTACTTTGTTTGAAGCGCAGGTTTCGGCTTTGAGAGTCTTTAGACTTCTTTCTGGAGAAACAGAAAACAGTCTGCTTCGTTCTAAACTCATGGTTATAGCAGACGATCTTCAAGGTGGAAGTTCTATATCAGCTGCTTTGGAAAAACACCCAAAAGTTTTTAGTGAATTTTATGTGAGTATGGTAAGGGCTGGTGAAGAGTCTGGTAAACTAGATGAGATTTTTGAATATTTGGCTGCTTATTTGGACAGAACATACGCTCTGACTTCCAAGGTTCGTGGAGCTTTGATATATCCAGCTTTCGTTTTTGTAACGTTTCTTACGGTTATGATACTCATGTTTACGATGGTTATTCCTAAGATCAGTGGTATTTTGACCGAAGGTGGTACAGCTTTACCTATTTACACTACTATAATTCTCGGTATCAGTAATTTCCTTGTGTCGTATGGTTTCGTCATTTTGGCAGTAGCAGTTGTAGCAGGATTTTTCCTTATCAAATTCATACGCACACCGACTGGTCGTATGGCCTTTGATCATTTCAAATTGCAAATTCCTTATGTTAGTACTTTGTTCCGTAAACTCTATCTCTCTCGTTTTGCCGATAATATGAATACAATGCTTTCATCTGGTATTCCTATTGTCAGAGCTTTGGAATTGACGGGAAATATTATTGATAACAAAGTCTATCAGGGTATCATGCAAAACGCTGTCAACGACGTCAAAGGTGGTAAAAATCTTTCTGAAGCACTCTCAGGTCACCCTCATGAAGTCCCAGGAATAATGGTTCAAATGACTAGGGTTGGTGAAGAGACAGGGGAGGTTGGTACTATTTTGAAAACATTGGCCGCTTTTTATGCTCGTGAAGTTACGACTGCTGTGGATGCTCTGGTTTCACTCATTGAACCACTCATGATTGTGCTTCTTGGTGGAGGTGTTGCGGTCTTGTTGGCTGCTGTCCTAGTGCCTATTTACAATATTGCTGGGGCACAATAA
- a CDS encoding GspE/PulE family protein, translated as MSVLDILLQKKLISKTDLGEVRKQTSSGVSIDEALASHGVKPEDILVARGEFLNIPIRSLVGVNIPFEILEYIPEESAVHYHFAPIGLVDGTLEVGIVDPDNMEARDALNFLATKKNIPYTVFLITPDDFNKVVEMYKGLTGEVTRALSELETELSVETGKVEKKSGGVKPQTGKKEDEEEKMITEDAPVVKIVATIVRYAVEGEASDVHIEHMRESVRVRFRVDGILNTSLVLPAQVHSAVVSRIKVLSNMKLDEKRKPQDGRFSARIDGRRIDFRVSTFPAYYGEKVVMRILDQAKGIRTIDDLGMSSRNLDMVRKAIGSPYGMILITGPTGSGKSTTLYSILSEVDRESYNVLSLEDPVEYQIEGVSQSQVRPEIGYDFSSGLRTTLRQDPDIIMVGEIRDKETAQLAVQAALTGHLVFSTLHTNNAAGVIPRLIDMGVDPYLIAPTLILAIAQRLAGTLCPNGGEVVPVEGSIKALIDRNFTDLPAEFKKEIPFSDTVCKIKATPDCPKGTRGRMAVFEMFAMDKEIENAILTNPVESEILAIARKRGMLSMRESAIVKAFEKKIPFEEVNKL; from the coding sequence ATGTCAGTCCTAGATATTCTCTTACAGAAAAAACTGATTAGTAAGACAGACCTTGGCGAGGTGCGCAAGCAAACGTCTAGTGGCGTTTCTATTGATGAAGCTTTGGCTTCACACGGTGTCAAACCAGAGGATATTTTGGTTGCTCGTGGTGAATTTTTGAATATCCCGATACGTTCTCTCGTTGGGGTAAATATTCCTTTTGAAATTTTGGAATATATACCAGAAGAATCAGCTGTTCATTATCATTTTGCACCTATCGGTCTTGTAGACGGTACTCTTGAGGTCGGTATAGTTGACCCAGACAATATGGAGGCTCGCGATGCTTTGAATTTTTTGGCAACTAAAAAAAATATACCCTATACAGTATTTTTGATTACTCCGGATGATTTCAATAAGGTTGTAGAGATGTACAAAGGTTTGACTGGAGAAGTTACAAGAGCACTTTCAGAATTGGAGACAGAGCTTTCTGTTGAGACTGGTAAAGTAGAAAAGAAAAGTGGAGGAGTGAAACCTCAGACTGGTAAAAAAGAAGACGAAGAAGAAAAGATGATCACCGAGGACGCTCCGGTGGTCAAGATTGTAGCTACTATTGTCAGATATGCTGTGGAAGGGGAAGCTTCTGACGTGCACATAGAACATATGCGTGAATCTGTCAGAGTGCGTTTTCGTGTGGATGGTATTTTGAATACAAGTTTGGTCTTACCTGCACAAGTCCATTCAGCAGTAGTCTCTCGTATCAAGGTGCTTTCAAATATGAAACTTGATGAGAAGCGTAAGCCACAAGACGGACGTTTTTCTGCTCGCATAGATGGTAGACGTATTGATTTTCGTGTCTCTACATTTCCAGCTTATTATGGGGAAAAGGTTGTAATGCGTATTCTTGACCAAGCCAAAGGTATAAGAACTATAGATGATTTGGGTATGTCATCAAGAAATCTAGATATGGTTCGTAAAGCTATAGGTTCTCCTTATGGAATGATCCTCATCACAGGTCCTACTGGTTCAGGAAAATCTACAACCTTGTATTCTATTTTGAGTGAAGTAGATCGTGAGAGTTATAACGTGCTTTCTCTAGAAGACCCAGTTGAATATCAGATTGAAGGAGTGAGTCAATCACAAGTCCGTCCAGAGATTGGTTATGACTTCAGTTCTGGTTTGCGTACAACACTTCGTCAAGACCCAGACATAATCATGGTTGGAGAGATCCGCGACAAAGAGACTGCACAGTTGGCTGTTCAGGCCGCTTTGACAGGTCACTTGGTATTTTCAACTTTGCACACCAACAATGCTGCAGGTGTTATTCCTCGTCTTATTGATATGGGTGTAGATCCATACCTTATTGCACCTACTCTCATTCTCGCTATTGCTCAACGTCTAGCTGGTACTCTCTGTCCGAACGGCGGAGAAGTTGTACCTGTGGAGGGTAGTATCAAAGCTCTCATTGACCGTAACTTTACAGATTTGCCGGCTGAATTTAAAAAAGAAATACCTTTTTCTGATACGGTTTGCAAAATCAAAGCGACACCAGATTGTCCAAAGGGAACAAGAGGACGTATGGCTGTCTTTGAAATGTTCGCTATGGATAAAGAAATAGAAAATGCAATTTTGACCAATCCAGTTGAGAGTGAAATATTGGCTATTGCTCGTAAGAGAGGAATGCTTTCTATGCGTGAGAGTGCCATAGTCAAGGCTTTTGAGAAGAAGATACCGTTTGAGGAGGTAAATAAGCTTTAG
- a CDS encoding type II secretion system protein encodes MKRYIKGFTLIELLVVIAIIGILASVVLVSLGSARSKGANAAAQADLSSIRSQAEIVYSDMGCYSNTGTTCSASAPAAVAAAACPVSGAANIFGQTTVAAQIKGATDATGSFGACSATVGGTAWAVAVIMKGATAATANSGWCVDSTGKSKSITVATIDQAGIILEVSGGACVE; translated from the coding sequence ATGAAAAGGTACATAAAAGGTTTCACCCTTATTGAATTGCTTGTCGTTATCGCTATTATTGGTATCTTGGCGTCTGTAGTTTTGGTTAGTTTGGGAAGTGCAAGAAGTAAAGGAGCAAATGCTGCAGCACAAGCAGATTTATCAAGTATAAGATCTCAGGCAGAAATTGTATATAGTGATATGGGTTGTTATTCTAATACAGGTACAACGTGTTCAGCTAGTGCACCAGCAGCGGTGGCAGCGGCTGCATGTCCTGTTTCTGGAGCGGCTAACATATTTGGTCAGACAACGGTAGCAGCGCAGATTAAAGGGGCAACAGATGCTACAGGAAGTTTTGGTGCATGTTCAGCTACTGTTGGAGGTACAGCTTGGGCGGTTGCTGTAATTATGAAGGGTGCTACCGCTGCCACTGCTAACTCTGGTTGGTGTGTTGATAGTACAGGTAAATCAAAATCAATTACCGTTGCAACAATTGATCAGGCTGGTATTATACTAGAAGTTTCTGGTGGTGCTTGTGTAGAATAG
- a CDS encoding response regulator gives MTNQPSQKKILLVDDDTFLLDMYSMKFTKSGYDVKVANSTDVGLKMLHEGYIPDIMLVDIVMPGMDGLEMVMNIRKDKLVPLSTVVIMLTNQGSSDDVARAQKMTVDGYIVKATTIPSEVLKEVEKICASKKS, from the coding sequence ATGACAAACCAACCTTCACAAAAGAAAATCCTACTTGTTGATGATGATACCTTTTTGTTGGATATGTATTCTATGAAATTCACCAAATCTGGCTACGATGTCAAAGTCGCCAATTCTACAGATGTTGGATTGAAAATGCTTCATGAAGGTTACATTCCAGATATTATGCTTGTAGATATTGTTATGCCAGGTATGGATGGACTTGAAATGGTAATGAATATTAGAAAAGACAAATTGGTTCCGCTGTCAACGGTAGTTATAATGCTTACCAATCAGGGTTCTTCGGACGACGTTGCTCGTGCTCAGAAGATGACTGTTGATGGATATATAGTAAAGGCCACCACGATCCCATCAGAAGTTTTGAAAGAAGTTGAAAAGATTTGCGCTAGTAAAAAGAGTTAG